The Thermomonospora curvata DSM 43183 DNA segment CGCGGGCGGCTGGTACTGGCGGCGGTGCTGGGCGCGGCCACCACCGCCGCCGGTATCGGGCTGCTGGGGGCCTCCGGGTTCCTCATCGCGCGGGCCGCCGAGCACCCCGGGGTCACCGCGCTGACCATCGCCGTGGTGATGGTGCGGGCGCTGGGCGTCAGCCGGGGCGTCTTCCGCTACCTGGAGCGGCTGACCGCCCACGACGTGGCGTTCCGGGTGCTGGGGGACGTGCGGGTGCGCATCTACCGGCGGCTGGCGCGGCTGGCCCCGGCCGGGCTGCGCCCGCTGCGCTCAGGGGACCTGCTCTCCCGGCTGGTCAGCGACGTCGACTCCACCCAGGACCTGTTCGTGCGCGGGGTGGTGCCGGTGGCCGCCGCCGCGCTGGCCGGCGGCGGGGCGGTCGCCGCCTGCGCGTTCCTGCTGGCCCCGGCCGCCGGGATGCTGGCGGTCGGGCTGCTGGTGGCGGGGGCGCTGCTGCCGGCGCTGTCGGCGGCCCGGGCCCGCGCCGCCGGGCGCCGCACCGCCCGGGCCCGCGGCGCCGTCTCCGCCCGGGTGGTGGACGCCCTGGCCGGGGCGGCCGAGCTGCACGCCTTCGGCGCCCAGGACCGGGCGCTGGCCGCCGTCGCCGAGGCCGACGCCGAACTGACCGCCCAAAGCCGCCGCGGCGCGCTGGTGCAGGCCGCCGGGGCGGCCCTGGCCTCGCTGGCGGCGGGCCTGACCGTGTGGGCGGTGCTGCTGCTGGGGGTCGCCGCGGTGGAGGACGGGACGCTGGGCCGGGTCCCGCTGGCGGTGCTGGCGCTGACCGCGCTGGCCGCCTTCGAGGCCACGAGCGCGCTGCCCGCCGCGGCCGCCCAGCTCGCCGAGACCCGGGCGGGCGCCGCCCGCATCCTCGACGTCCTGGACGCCCCCGACCCGGTCGCCGAGCCGCCGTCGCCGGCGCCGCCGCCCGAGCCGCCGCTGACGGTCCGGATGCGCGGCGTGCGCGCCCGCTACACCCCAGGCGGCCCGCTCGTCCTGGACGGGCTGGACCTGGACCTGACCCCCGGCAAGCGGGTCGCGCTGGTGGGTCCCAGCGGCGCGGGCAAGAGCACCGTGGCCGCCCTGCTGCTGCGTTTTCTGGACCCGGCGGGCGGTACCATCACCCTCAACGGCACCGATCTGACCGCTTTCGCCTCCGACCAGGTGCGCCGGCTGATCGGCGGCTGCCCCCAGGACCCGCACATCTTCGACGCCACCGTCCGCGACAACCTGAAACTGGCCCGCCCGCAGGCCAGTGACGCCGAACTGGCCGACGCCGCCGCCCGCGCCCGGCTGCTGCCGTGGATCGAGTCGCTGCCCGACGGCTGGGACACCCATGTCGGCGCCCGCGGCGCCCGCATGTCCGGCGGCGAGCGCCGCCGCCTGGCGCTGGCCCGCGCCCTGCTGGCCGACCCGGCCCTGATGATCCTGGACGAGCCCACCGCCCACCTGGACCGGCCCACCGCCGCCGCGCTCACCGCCGACCTGCTGCGCGCCACGCAGGGCCGCACCACCCTGCTCATCACCCACGACCTGACCGGCCTGGAGGAGATCGA contains these protein-coding regions:
- the cydC gene encoding thiol reductant ABC exporter subunit CydC codes for the protein MTALASTSVRRRRPLMWLLAAAGPVRGRLVLAAVLGAATTAAGIGLLGASGFLIARAAEHPGVTALTIAVVMVRALGVSRGVFRYLERLTAHDVAFRVLGDVRVRIYRRLARLAPAGLRPLRSGDLLSRLVSDVDSTQDLFVRGVVPVAAAALAGGGAVAACAFLLAPAAGMLAVGLLVAGALLPALSAARARAAGRRTARARGAVSARVVDALAGAAELHAFGAQDRALAAVAEADAELTAQSRRGALVQAAGAALASLAAGLTVWAVLLLGVAAVEDGTLGRVPLAVLALTALAAFEATSALPAAAAQLAETRAGAARILDVLDAPDPVAEPPSPAPPPEPPLTVRMRGVRARYTPGGPLVLDGLDLDLTPGKRVALVGPSGAGKSTVAALLLRFLDPAGGTITLNGTDLTAFASDQVRRLIGGCPQDPHIFDATVRDNLKLARPQASDAELADAAARARLLPWIESLPDGWDTHVGARGARMSGGERRRLALARALLADPALMILDEPTAHLDRPTAAALTADLLRATQGRTTLLITHDLTGLEEIDEIVVLDAGHVVQRGTHAELLARPGLYRTLWRCSAPDACAVP